In one Limosilactobacillus oris genomic region, the following are encoded:
- a CDS encoding MurR/RpiR family transcriptional regulator, whose protein sequence is MSEEFLKSIKLISVDLTRQEKKIARVVLSDPEKVQTMTILELAKKAKVGTATISRFAKHVGCVDFADFKSYLTTSNLIQAKRISESSILDEVITYYKQSLEETKSLISLNQLKKVTRIIRKANKVYIWGVGSSGYNAQELNQRLMRMGINSCAICDSSMMSIIDTIISPKDTILALSVYGNTIEICEAVQKCRERGIVITSITAFSNSVLAKRSNNILLIKNTETSPNYNFMNSQFTINYIIDLLTEILLEHPTYLKNMNKTVEEVLRIKEASKKQL, encoded by the coding sequence ATGTCAGAGGAATTTTTAAAGTCCATTAAACTCATTTCTGTAGACCTCACGCGGCAAGAAAAGAAAATCGCGCGGGTCGTTTTGAGTGATCCCGAAAAGGTGCAAACAATGACCATTTTGGAATTGGCAAAGAAAGCTAAGGTTGGCACAGCCACCATTTCACGCTTTGCCAAACACGTTGGTTGTGTAGATTTTGCCGACTTTAAATCCTACCTGACGACTTCAAACCTTATCCAGGCCAAAAGGATATCCGAAAGTTCAATTTTGGATGAGGTTATCACCTACTACAAACAAAGTTTAGAAGAAACCAAGTCCTTAATTTCGCTTAATCAATTGAAAAAAGTAACAAGAATTATTAGGAAGGCTAACAAGGTCTATATTTGGGGCGTTGGTAGTTCTGGTTATAATGCCCAGGAATTAAACCAGCGACTCATGCGGATGGGAATCAATTCGTGTGCTATTTGTGATAGCAGCATGATGAGTATCATTGATACAATTATTTCGCCGAAGGATACTATCCTGGCCCTTTCCGTTTATGGCAACACAATTGAAATTTGTGAAGCCGTCCAAAAGTGTCGCGAAAGAGGCATCGTTATCACTTCCATCACGGCCTTTAGCAATAGTGTTTTAGCCAAGCGAAGCAATAACATTCTCTTGATCAAGAATACCGAAACGTCTCCTAATTATAATTTTATGAATTCTCAATTTACGATTAATTACATTATTGACCTTCTTACGGAAATCCTCTTGGAACACCCTACTTATCTTAAAAACATGAATAAAACAGTTGAAGAAGTTTTACGAATTAAAGAAGCTAGTAAAAAACAGCTGTAA
- a CDS encoding APC family permease: MTKTKLGFWSIVLLAINSIIGSGIFLTPGSVVSMVGSKAPLAYFLAALFAATLAITFAAAAKYVNKSGAAYSYAKAAYGENMGFYMGVVRFFSASVAWGVMAVGVIRSTYSIFGWNQSFGNITLGFVVLMLIIMVVNLLGRRVFTIINDLSTIGKLGALILLIIAGTVVLLETGDNHFAELDQLTTGGKPLIPAFTTSGFVMAVISAFYAFTGFEAVATGSEDMQEPEKNLPRAIPLAILIIAIIYIGTIAIAMMVNPVALVKTKQVVALVAIFHNQFLQDVILVGAIISMFGINVAASFHTPRVLEAMANENQVPQFIARRTKLNFPLVSFAITLLLAVGIPMAFQYSLPTIIVISATVRFFEFIVIPLGVIRFYRGKNREAILPAKKNPFTDVVMPVLAVLVTIVLLSRYDWVSEFSIHQGGHMVANWYAIFGMAFGFIILPAILFLLTRRERQANTNKEN; this comes from the coding sequence ATGACAAAAACTAAACTGGGCTTCTGGTCAATCGTCCTCTTAGCTATCAACTCTATCATCGGCTCCGGGATTTTTCTGACCCCCGGCTCCGTCGTCTCGATGGTCGGCAGCAAGGCTCCCCTGGCCTACTTCCTGGCGGCGCTCTTTGCTGCCACCCTGGCAATTACCTTCGCGGCCGCGGCCAAGTACGTCAACAAGAGTGGAGCGGCTTACTCCTACGCCAAGGCAGCCTATGGGGAAAACATGGGCTTCTACATGGGGGTCGTCCGGTTTTTCTCCGCCTCCGTCGCCTGGGGCGTGATGGCCGTTGGGGTAATCCGGTCAACCTACTCCATCTTCGGCTGGAATCAGTCCTTTGGTAACATCACCCTCGGCTTCGTCGTCCTCATGCTGATTATTATGGTAGTCAACTTGCTCGGCCGCCGGGTCTTCACGATCATTAATGACCTGTCAACAATCGGCAAGCTCGGCGCGCTCATCCTGCTGATCATCGCGGGGACCGTGGTCCTCCTCGAGACGGGAGACAACCACTTCGCCGAATTAGACCAGCTGACCACCGGCGGGAAGCCCCTCATTCCGGCCTTCACCACCTCCGGCTTCGTTATGGCGGTGATTTCGGCCTTCTACGCCTTTACCGGCTTTGAGGCGGTTGCCACTGGGTCCGAAGACATGCAGGAACCGGAAAAGAACTTACCGCGGGCGATCCCACTAGCCATCCTCATCATTGCCATTATCTACATCGGGACGATTGCGATTGCCATGATGGTCAACCCGGTCGCCCTGGTTAAAACCAAGCAGGTCGTTGCCCTCGTCGCTATTTTCCACAACCAGTTCCTCCAAGACGTCATCCTGGTCGGTGCTATCATTTCGATGTTTGGCATCAACGTGGCGGCATCGTTCCACACTCCCCGGGTGCTGGAGGCCATGGCGAACGAAAACCAGGTTCCCCAGTTCATTGCCCGGCGGACCAAGCTCAACTTCCCGCTGGTTTCCTTTGCGATTACCCTCCTGTTGGCGGTGGGAATCCCGATGGCCTTCCAGTACAGTCTGCCGACCATTATCGTCATCAGCGCCACAGTGCGATTCTTTGAATTTATCGTGATCCCGCTGGGTGTGATCCGCTTCTACCGGGGCAAGAACCGGGAAGCCATCCTGCCGGCGAAGAAGAACCCCTTCACCGACGTGGTAATGCCGGTGCTGGCAGTGCTTGTCACCATCGTCCTCCTGTCCCGCTACGACTGGGTCAGCGAATTCAGTATTCACCAGGGCGGTCACATGGTTGCCAACTGGTACGCCATCTTCGGCATGGCTTTCGGCTTCATCATTCTGCCGGCCATCCTCTTCCTGCTGACGAGAAGGGAGCGGCAGGCGAACACGAATAAGGAAAACTAA
- a CDS encoding gamma-glutamyl-gamma-aminobutyrate hydrolase family protein gives MHKPIIGISGSRIINNGGALPGYYRSYVNEDYVDSVIQNGGIPYIIPFNDNEDVTVAQVAQLDALILSGGHDVTPWNYGEESQQKIGMIWPARDRFDMRLLRQAEQNHIPVLGICRGAQLINVAHGGSLYQDISYREAPTLKHNQGHTPNLPTQTINLRQGSHLAALFDSQTIHVNSFHHQLIKDLGQGLTADAKALDGVIEAFENADASVIGVQWHPEMLHRSVQAMNNLFTDLIRRAKKEGF, from the coding sequence ATGCACAAACCAATCATTGGCATATCCGGCTCGCGGATTATTAATAACGGCGGGGCGCTACCGGGCTACTACCGGAGCTACGTCAACGAGGATTACGTTGACTCAGTCATCCAAAACGGCGGGATTCCTTACATTATTCCCTTTAATGATAACGAAGACGTGACGGTGGCTCAGGTAGCCCAGCTCGACGCCCTGATTCTTTCGGGTGGTCATGACGTCACTCCTTGGAACTACGGTGAAGAGTCCCAGCAAAAAATCGGCATGATTTGGCCGGCCCGGGACCGCTTTGACATGCGCCTGCTTCGGCAAGCTGAACAGAATCATATCCCGGTCCTTGGAATCTGCCGCGGTGCTCAGCTGATCAACGTCGCCCACGGTGGCTCCCTCTACCAGGACATTAGTTACCGGGAAGCACCGACCCTCAAACACAACCAGGGCCACACCCCCAACCTGCCGACACAAACTATTAACCTGCGCCAGGGCAGTCACCTAGCAGCGCTCTTTGACAGTCAGACAATTCACGTTAACAGTTTCCACCACCAGTTGATTAAGGACCTCGGTCAGGGCTTAACGGCGGACGCCAAGGCGCTCGATGGTGTCATTGAGGCCTTTGAAAACGCGGACGCTTCCGTCATCGGCGTCCAGTGGCATCCCGAAATGCTCCACCGCAGTGTTCAAGCGATGAATAACTTATTTACCGACCTCATCCGTCGGGCAAAGAAAGAAGGATTCTAA
- the nth gene encoding endonuclease III yields MLSNAEIYQAIQVMRREYPDAGTTLTADTHFHFLLAVILSAQSTDQSVNQLTPALFERFPLPKDLAAAEPEDVEPYIKRLGLYHNKAKYLVNCARKLVTDFNGVVPKTLKELTSLPGVGRKVADVVLAECFTIPAFPVDTHVSRVARRLAMVPPKASLLAIEKKLMAAVPEDKWLDAHHSMIFWGRYRCMARTPRCSDCPLLPMCITGQQNVL; encoded by the coding sequence ATGTTAAGCAATGCCGAAATTTACCAAGCGATTCAGGTCATGCGCCGGGAATATCCTGACGCGGGCACGACCCTCACTGCCGACACCCACTTCCATTTCCTGCTAGCAGTCATTCTCAGCGCCCAGTCAACCGACCAGTCCGTCAACCAGCTGACTCCCGCCCTCTTTGAACGTTTCCCCCTGCCCAAGGACCTGGCGGCCGCGGAGCCGGAAGACGTTGAACCCTACATCAAGCGGCTCGGCCTTTACCACAACAAGGCCAAGTACCTGGTCAACTGTGCCCGCAAACTGGTCACCGACTTTAATGGGGTGGTCCCCAAGACCCTCAAAGAGCTGACCTCCCTGCCCGGTGTTGGGCGGAAGGTGGCCGACGTCGTCCTCGCGGAATGCTTCACCATCCCCGCCTTTCCAGTCGACACCCACGTCAGCCGGGTCGCGCGCCGGTTAGCAATGGTCCCGCCTAAGGCTTCACTCCTGGCAATTGAAAAGAAATTGATGGCAGCCGTGCCGGAAGACAAGTGGCTCGACGCTCACCACTCGATGATTTTCTGGGGCCGCTACCGTTGTATGGCCCGCACCCCCCGCTGCAGTGACTGTCCCCTCCTCCCAATGTGCATTACCGGCCAGCAAAATGTCCTCTGA